CCTGTTCGACGCGTTCCTCTACCTCGACAAGGCAGGCAAGCTCAAGTTCGACTTCCCGCCGCGCACGTTCACGGCAAAGCGATTCACGAAGAAACCCGCGGCCAAGGCCGAAGGCTAGCGCAGCAACGCCTGCGCCAAAAGGACCCTCATGTTGACGCGACGATGGACGACCTGGGTAATCGCAGTGCTCTTGTGCGCTGCGACCCTGTTCGCCCAGGAATCCCGTAACGAGGCCTCTAAAAATCCCTACGACCTTCCCGATGCGCTTTTGCCGCTGTGGGATTCGCTTTCCATAAGGCAGAAGGCCGCCCAGCTCATCATGGTCTACATGTCGCCCGCCGAATTCCTGGTCAAGAACGAATTCGGCGGCGTACTCGTGATGAAGTCGCACCTGAACAAGAAGGACAACTTTATCCACAACCTCAATCAGGCCAACGCCGAGCTCCGCATTCCGCTCCTCGTGGCAAGCGACCAGGAAGGTGGCCGCGTGAACCGCATCGGCGGCATCTCCGAAAAATGGAAACACGCCCCGAGCGCCTACGAAATGCGCGACATGGAGCCGGACTCCGTAAGGGCCATTGCACGTAGCATCGGCAGCGAACTCAAAGCACTGGGCATCAACTTAAATCTCGCACCGGTACTCGACCCGGCCCTTGACCACCGCAATAAAAAATCGTTCATGGAAGAAAGCCACCGCTCGTGGGACAAAGACAGCACCAGCGGTGAAAAAGTCGCCGCCTTTGTCCAAGGGATGAAGGACAACGGAATCGTCTGCGCCGCAAAACACTTCCCCGGTTACGACTCGTGGACCAATAGCGACCACCAAATCGCCATCAGCGCAAGCCCGCTCGCCAAAATCCAGCGTAACGTGGGGCTGTTCAAAGCCCAGAGCGGCATCATTCCTGTTACCATGATGAGCAGCGTGCGCTTTATCCGCATTTCAAATCGCCCCGCCGTATTCGATTCACGGATCGTCCGGATGGCAAGGGAAATGTCGCCCGAAACCGTCATCCTCACCGACGACCTGTGGGGAGTGAGTTTACGCGCCTGGATTAGCGGCATGGACCGCGCCACAAGCAAGACCTACCCGACAAAGGACTTCAAGAAGCTTATTCGCATCGCTGTCATGGCGGGCAACGACATGTTCATGATAACCTACCCCAAGAAGGCCGAAGAAATGGTGAATTACCTGGAAAGGCTCGCCAAGTACAACTCGACCTACCGCAAGCGCATCGAAGAATCCGCCGCGAGAATTCTCAAGATGAAGAACAAGGCGGGGATGCTGTAAGGGATGAGGGGTTAGAATCTAGAGGCTAGGGAGAAATATCACGGCTTCGCCGTCTATTATTAACGCACGAAGTGCGTGATTCTTTTCACTAGCCCCGAGTCTCTATTCTCTAGCCTCTCACCTCACAGCACTTTCGCCTTCTTTGGGTTCGACATATTCTTGACTTCTTTGAAAACGGCGGCTTCGCCTACTTTCGCAATTGCGAGTTTCAATATTTCGGCGGCGGCCATGGCATCGTCCAAGGCACGGTGATGCCTAAAGTCAGCGAGTCCCAGCGATTCCGTTAGTTTATGCAGGCTGTAGCTGGGCAGGCCAGGAAACACGCGGCGCGACAGTTTTACCGTACAAAGGCGCGGCGGGTCGTACGGGATAGCAGCGCGTTTCATTTCGGCCCGCATGAACTTACAATCAAAAAGCACGTTGTGCGCAACGAATATGCGATCTTTCAGCAATTCGGCGACATGTTCGGCGACGCTGGAAAACTGCGGTTGCCCCGAAACCATCTCCTCGGTAATTCCGGTGAGGTTACGGATAAACGGGGGAATTTCCTGACCCGGATCGATGAGTGTCTGGTAAGTGCCCACCACCTCGCAGTCGTCCATCAGAACAATCCCCATCTCCATGATGCGGCATTCTGCGGGTCTGCCTCCAGTCGTCTCCAAGTCTACAACGGCAAAACGCATCCGGCTTACTTTAGCGGTATATCAATGTCGAGGGTCTGGTTTCCTTCGCGGTTCTCGACGCGAGCCTTGAGCATGCTCGTCTGCGGGCGGCCATAAACCGGCACGACCAGCAAGTTGGAAATCCCACGGTCTTCGCTGGGAGTCGCCTCGGTATCGCGCACCGTTTTCGTGAATATCGGAGCCGAACCCTTGTCGTAAATGGAATAAGTTAACTCGCGAGAATAGCCCTTCTTAATCTGCTTCGTCGGCACCTGGAAATAGATGACGCCACCCTTCGGCACCTTGCGCAAACTGTCCTTGATTTCTTCTTCGGTCGCAAAATCGGCCTCGAGAGCCATGCGCACGTTCTTCTTGATTTTATCTGGAGATTCGTATAAAACGCTCACCTCGAACTTGGCATCCTCGGGAATCGCGGAAGGCCGGACATCGCGGATCTGGGCGTTGTTCTGGTAATATTCCCAACGTCCGTTATCGTGAAGCAACACAACAGAACCGTTCGACGTTTTTGCAATAATATCCTCGGCAAACGATGCGGAGGCCATTGCCATAAACACAACCAAACCGATCAAATAAAAATTTTTGCGCATAATGCTCCTGCATTGAATCTGCTTTAAATAATAAAAAAAAGAATTAAATTTGGAGACATGTCCGGGAAAATACGATTCGCGCCAAGCCCCACGGGATTCCTGCACGAAGGGCACCTGCTCTCCGCGCTCTACGTTTGGGCTGCCGCACGAAAGTGGGGCCTCAAGATTCATCTGCGCATCGAGGACCACGACCAGAGCCGGATGCGCCCCGCCTACGTCGAAGGCATCTACGAAGACCTCGCATGGTTCGGGTTCCACTACGACAGCGAAAGTATCCAAAGCAAGCGCTGGCCCCTCTACGAGCAAGCCCTTTCCAAACTGGAGTCACAAGGGCTCGTGTACCCGTGCTACTGCAGCCGCAAGCAGCTCGAGGCCGAGAACCCCAAGAGCGAGACGGGAGAGATAGTGTATCAGGGGAAGTGCTTGGTAAGGCGCGAGGCGCGAGGCTCGAGGTTCGAGGAGGATGCGCAAGATGCGAGGTGCGAGGGGGAGGCACAAGATTTGCGGCACGAGATGGAACCGCATAATCTCAGATTTGTTGTTCCGGACAAAGTAATTCAGTGGCATGATTTGCGGTTGGGCGACTTTGCCGAAAATCCGAAACTCCAATGCGGGGACTTCCCCATTCGCGACCGCGAAGGCCAATGGACCTACCAGTTCGCCGTCTGCGTCGACGACATCGACGAGGGCATCACGCATATCGTCCGCGGCGAAGACATCCGCAATTCCACAGCTCGCCAAATTGCCCTGCGAGAAGCGTTGGGAGCCACAGAGCGCCCCGTTTACCTGCATCACGCCCTGATATCCGACAGTTCCGGCAAGAAACTCTCCAAAAGGGAACTCGCCTACAGCCTCCGGCAAGAACGCGAATCGGGTACACCCCCCGAAATTCTGCTAGGAAGAGTGTGTTACAAGGCCAAAATGCAAGAAACTCCGGCCCCGCTTTCGCTGGAACAAGCGATTTCATTAATAGAATCTTGCATATAAGCCACTCGGCCCAAAAAAAGTTATATTCTCGGTATGGCTCAAGTGTTACCGTCATCCATGATTACGAAAATCCGTCAAGAAGCTGCGCTTTTTGATTCTAAGGATCGTTTTCTGAACTTTGCGACAAAGGGCGTATTGCAAAGCCCCTTGATTCTGGAAGCGGGAGACTTGTTCTACGAAAAATGGGCCCAGTCCGGGGAATCCATATCGCTGGAAACATTCCTCCCCATTTCGGCGAACTTTACGGCCCAGCAGAAGGTGACGACGGAAACCCAGATGCTTTCCGTGCTCCAGCAAAAGAACGAAGATTTCGGCAAATCCGACCTGTATCTCGTGCTCGGATTCCTCAAATGGGACGGCAATGCGCTGGCCCCGTCACTCCTTGTCCCTGTAGATTTTGACCCAAAGACAAATAAGCTTTCCCTGTCCAAGCGCCCCGCCATCGAGAACGTCATCCTCCGCGAACGCCTCAAGGATGTCGTAGACCTCCCAAGAGTCGAGGATGCGAGCATCAACGGGCAGTTCAGCATTCTCCTTTACTTTTCACTTTTTGAAAAGGCCGTGCTCAAGGAGAAAAAGTGGAAGTTCACACGCCATGGCCTTTGTCTCTCGTTTGCCAACGGAGCTAGGCTCAAGCTCAAGAAACATTTCGAAGCGGATATCTGGGAAGACAAGCTCGTCGACAACCGCCCAATGCTCCAGGCCCTCTTTGGCGAAGACGGCTTCCGGATGCAGAACTCCTATTTTGACGAGGGCGCATTCGACGATTTGTTCAACCCGGTAGACCACCATTTCCCTTACGCATTGGATTCCCATACCACAAAGTCCGTGATGGAATCCCTCCTGGACGACAAGTTCGCTTTCGCCATCCAGACATTGCCAGGGACCTCCAAAGACAAGGTCGCCGCAAATATCGTGGCAGAATCCGTGGTTACCGGCAAAAAGACCTTGGTCGTTTCCAAGAGAGCCGTAACGCGGCTGAACTTCGAAAACGCATGGAAACCTCCGTTCAAGTCGTTCCAAGGCCCGGAGCGCGAAGCAATCGAACCGGACTTCGTCAAGTTCCGCAAGTCGTTCATCGAATACTACAAGACGGTCAACGAAAAAATCCAGCCGGCAGGAGCACCGCTTTCCGATTTGCTTACGGAATTCGCACTCGCCCCGGCAACAAAGACCAAATTTTCGGAATCCATCTTCGACGGTGTAGACAAACTTGACTACGCCACGTACAACAACGTAAAGAAGATTGTCGAGCAAGCTCTTGACCTGTATTTCAACAAGCAGGGCATATCGGCTCGCAAGGCGTTCCAGGGCATCAAGGTCCCGAACCTCACTGTCGAGGAAAAAGATGCCATCGCAGTCCAGCTGGAGCAGGCCGTTACCAAAATCAAGGAACTGCAACCGATTATTAAACTCTTCAAGGTTGCATCGCTCTTCCCCACAGGAATTTTCGTATCGAGCCTCGCCGAAACGATTGACCTGTTAATCAATACATTCGACGAGAACACACCTGTATTCGAAGATTGGGAACTCCGCTCGAACAACTGGGTCGCCTACCACGATTCACTCAAGGCATTACCCGAAGCCGGCGACAACTGGGTCCGGTACCGCCGCCAGACATCGGACATCTATACCGACGATGCTGTAGACGTGAATGTCCTTGCCGACCGTGAAGAATTCGTAGAAAGTTTGAACGTTACGCTGAAAGGCCTCTCGGACCGCTACCGCAGTTCGCGCAGGGCACTGCTGAAAGTCATCCGCAAGCCCAGGGCCGTATCTTCGGACGCGGAGCTCCTCGACCTCATCGACACGTTGCTGGAACTGCAAGAAAACAAGCGTGCCTACAAAGACACGGCGGTTCTCGGCAACCACTTGCTCGGCAAAGACTGGAAATACGAGAAGTCCAACTGGTTCGAACTCAACACAAAGATTAAGTACCTGTTCAATTTCCGCGACAAGCACGAGTCCGACCCCAAGCTCGACTTCATGCTGCAAATCCTGGAACACTGGCACGAGTTCAAGCCCGAGTTACCGAACTTCAAGAAATACGCGGCATCCGTAAAGGCCCTGCAAGAATCGATCCGCAAGATAGCCAAGGACCTTGATCTGGAGACACCGCTCGAAAGCCTTTCTATCGACAAATGGGTCGACAAGATAAACTCCTGGAACGAGAACTGGGACAACCTTGACATCCATACAAGGCTCACCCGCCTGTTCAAGGAACTCGCGCAGTACGACCTACGCCCGATGCTGGTTTACCTGCAAAATGCAGACAAGGTAAGCAGCGAATTCGGCCAAGGTTTCAGGAACTTCTGGTCGCGCACGCAAATCCAGCAACTCGGAGCCAAGAACCCCGAACTCTTCTCGCTGTCGCCCAAGGAGCGTTGCCTCAAGAGCCGCGATTTCCGCACACTTTACGACCAGTTCTGCAAGGCCAACTTCCGCATTGCGCACGCAGCGGTCGAAGCGAACCCGGAACAGCTCACCCTCGCCACCCTCGAAGACACCTTTGAATTCAAGGGCACCGAAAACTTCGACATCGTCGTTTTCCTCGATGCAGACTGCACCACTATCGTGGAATCGCTGCCCGCATTGCTCTCGTCGCAGAAGGTCGTGCTGATGGGCAACCCCCATTCGCCCGCCATCGAAATTTTGCCGGACGACGCCTATAACGATGTCCTCCCGAGGCATACGGCCTACTTCCAGGAATCCCTCCTCGCCGAATCTCTGCGCAGGGGAATTCCGACTCGCGAACTCTGGCTCGCCGGCCAGTATGTCGACATGAAGTTGGTCTGCTTTGCGAACAACAGAATTTACAACCAAGGCATTAGGCAGTTCCCGCGGCCCTTCCGCGAAAAGAACAACGTGGAATCGCTTGTCATCGTCGACGACAAGATTATGGCTATCGCCAACGCAGCCGTACACCATGCCCAAAAGCACCCGGCACAGACACTTGGAATCATTGCATTCCACCAGTCCAGCTGTTCCGAAATCGAAGCTGCCATCCGCGCACTCCTCGAGAAGGGGTCTGCGGCCGAGAAGTTCTTCAACCAAGAAAATCCGCTAATCCGGTATTACGTCAAGACTCCCGAAAGGGCAACAGACAAATACCGCGATGTCGTGCTGATTTGCGCCGAACCCGAAGCCGTGTCGGGCACTTCCGGCGAAAACAAGGTTGCGGTATGTTCCACGCTTGCCAAGCAGGAACTGCGCGTATTCATATCCAATGCCGACATCGCCAAGCACGCCAACCCCAAGTCCACGCTTTTCTGGGATTGGCTCAAATACCTGAAGCGCGAACTGGAGTTCAAGCCGACTAACCCGCACTGCGGAGAATCCCGTATGCGCAAGGATATTGTCGAAGCGCTTTCTACAAACGGTATAAATGTCGAACCCATATTCGAAACAGGCAATATCGCGGTCGGACCGGTCGTGGTAGATGCAAATAACTCGAAACGGTATCTTGCACTCATCGAGGACGACTGCACCAGGGAACGCTTCCGCGAATCAATCGAAGACACGGAATACGTCCGCCCCATCGTGCTGCGCCAGTTGGGCTGGAAGGTCATCAACATCTGGTTGCCCTTCTGGTTCATGTCGCGCAAAGACGAAGAGTCCCACCTTCTTGCGACAATCGCCATCGAGCAGAGCGTCGCTCCTCCGCCACCAGAAGAGAACGGAGAAAACGGCCAAGCAGAAGACGCCGAGAACGACCTTTACAACGTCGAGGTTGTCCCTTACAAGTGTACCCATCCGAATATCGAAGGAACTGCCCACGACAAGCCTATCCCGGAACTGCCAGCGGCATCGCTCATCACGCAGTTGAAGTTCTACGTCGACCACGAGTCCCCGATCCACGAGGAACTGCTGCGCCACAGGCTGATGGAACTACACCATGTGGACCGCGAAGGCCCCATGATTCAAAAGGCACTCACCGAAGCCATCAACCAGGGCCTGCAGTCGAAAAAGTTTATCAAGACCGGCACGTTCTTCTACAGCATCAAGTCTGTAGAGCTGAAGCCCCGCGACAGATCGCAGTGTAGCGAATTCGAACGCAAGTTCGCCTACGTCGCACCAGAAGAACGCGCACTCCTGCCGTCTTCGATGGACGAGTTCACAATAAAACAGACTCTGGGCCTGCTGGAATAAGCTCTAGTAATACGAAAAAAAAACAGGGCTCAGGTAATAACCTGAGCCCGTAAAATTGGATTTATAGAATCTACCGGACCTTCACGACGAAAGCGTTAATATTGTAGGCAGAAAGTTCACGTGCCTTGTCTTCGGCCGCTTTCTTCGTTGTCCATCCACCGCCACGAAGTTTGTAGAAGGGCGTATCGAAAACAACCTGGATTGCAAAACCCGTACTGGCGGCAATCTGCGCACGGCGACGCTGGGCGGCATCAAAATCGCCAACAGCCTCGAACTGGAGCATGTAATAGCCATCCGAAGACTTTCCACCCTTGGTAGACTTTGCGGAGACATCGTTCATCTTGGTGGTGTCGCGAAGGGAAGAATTCAGCTGCGGTTTGTATTCACGACCGCGGAAAAGGGAATCCAGGTCCGTCGGCTGTGCCTGCTGGGCAGCAAAGGCTCCCAAAGCACAGAAAAACAGTACAATCAGTAGGTTTCTCATAACGATTCAATAATAGAAAAAAGCCTCCCATGCGGGAGGCTTGAAATTTTCTTTTTTATCGAGTTTTACTCGTTCACGATTTCAGCTTTGGCGAAGCTAGCCTTCTTTGTACGGCGGACACCCCACATCTGAGTTTCTTCCATCTTGTTCTTCTTGCCAAACTTGGCCAGGTGGACAGAAGAGGTCATCTTCGAGACATAGGCGCCCGTTCCAACAATGCGCTTGTCAGAAGACACAAGGTTCCAAGAGATGAAGAAGTTGAGCTGGGTATCCAAGCAGGAATGACCTTCACCGAAGATAACCCTATTGTTCTTCGCAGCGTCGTCAGGATCAACGCAAGGAATCTTCTCTACGCTATGGGCAACAAAGTTACCGAGGTTCGTGAAGAGATCCATTTCAACTTCGAGATAAATCTTCTTAATCTCTTCCTTGTGTTCAGGATTATTGAAGTACTTCGAAATCGTAGTATCAGAATTGACCAACGAATTCATGTCAGACTTCAGGAAGTAACCAAGCCTACCCGGATTGTCGTCCTGAACTTCCTTCCAAGAAGTCGTCACCGGATACTTCTTGACAGAGGTAATCTTGACATTACCGGAGTTCTTCATGGCTTCCAGTTCGTCCGGATTAATCATCGTGTAGACGATAGACTTCACGCCAACTTCAGCTTCACCAGTAACCGGAGTCCACGGCGACGGGAGACGCTTTTCAGAGTTGTAAGACGTCGGGGAGTTCCAAGCAAAGGACGCATCATCCGACGGGCGCAGAGACGGATCGGTACCCGGCACCGGCGAAGCAGAGTCTGCCCAAATCACGTTATCGGTACGGAAGCGGATGTAGTCACCGGTATGCGGAGTCGGATTGTCATCCGATCCACTATAGAAGATCGTCACCTTGTCGGCACCCACATTAACAACAGATGCAGACTTAACACCTTCAATGTACTTTTCCGAACCAGACTTCAAGTTAGCAGCAGAGTTCAGGTAGACAGTGAATGCGGTCGTTGCATAGTTAGCATCCTTGAGCACAACAGATTCCGAAAGAGTCAAGGTCATGACATCCGTCGTCTCGTCGCGCCTACGCACGTCAGCAGCCTTGATGATCGGAGCCACACGGTCATTGATATTGCCGGGGAATCCATCTTCCTTGACACGGCCACGGTCGCTATAGCGAGCATAAGACCTCAAGTTCGCATTCGGGTTAGCGGTCTTGATATCCTTGGAGAAATTCACACCACTAATCGTGACACGCGGCATACAAAGGGTATCATCCAAGCCAGCAGCAGAACCGCAAAGCATCGGAGCAAAAGCATCCCTTTCTACGACGACAGAATCCTTGTCACCTTCCCAGTACACGACGATTCTATTCGGCAGGGAGTCCGGACTATTGTAGAACTCACGGTTATAATAAATGACCAAGGAGTCTGCAATACCGTCAAGGTATTCATGGTTCATATCAAAATACTGTTCGTCCATGATGAACTTCACAGCAGGAACCTTGCCGCGGACATCGAAGATGTCAGCAAACACCGGATACGGTACAGGAGGCTTCCTGAAGTGGAGCGGAGTGTACTTAGCCTTAATCAAGGTCGACTGCGGGCCCGTAATGCTGAGTGTAGCCGGATTATCCTTTATGTCACCATCAGCCGTACGGTATTCCTTAGTTGAATAGATGCTGAAGGTTGCACGGCCATCAACCAGGACAATGGCGGAGTCTGCAGTAGTGATACCCTGAGACGTTTCAGAACCGATTGCCAAGGCGAAGTTACAACGAGCACCACATTCTTCGTAAGATCCAGGATTCGTCATCGACGGAGCCAAAGCCAAGATGTAGAACGTGTACATCGGGCCGACAAACCTTTCTTCCGTCGGATCGTCACCAGAAATCTGCTTCGAGCTGGTTTCAGATTCCACAAAGACGAGCTTCGGGACATAGAAGGTCACAGAAGTCTTAACCGTGTGGCCAGTTACAGCGAAGTCATAGGTTTCCTGTTCAGCCGACATGAATGCCATGTTCAGAGAAGCATAGATTGTATCAATACCCGATTCACCAATCATGCGCTGAGTCTTGCCATTCCAAGGCTGGAAGGTACCATTAGAGTCCTTGACTTCAAGGGTAACATCGTTCGTGGCAACACCCTGAGAATTGGTGACCGTGATTCCGTACGGCTGATCAACAGCAGACGGGAGGTCAATCAAAACGGTCTCACCCTGATCCATGATCGAGGAAATGTATATCGGAACTCTGCTGGGATGGTCTTCCGAGCTAGCCAAAGCAGAAGTTACGACATCGTATTCAGCCACCTTATTGCTACCTTCATCTTGAGAGGTACCATGCTTGCTCACGACTTCCAGGTTACCTTCAACAGTGAATTCGAATTTTTCCTTACTGTTGTCAATAGAAGCCCACAGCACGTAGTCATTCGGGGCAAGGCCAGAAAGCGTATTCTTGTCAATCTTCGGATCAGCACGATCGGTCAGGTCAATTCCACCAAAGTAGACGATGGACTGAGCCATTTCTTCAGCAGTCTTGATGACCGTGCCCTTCTTATCCGTAAGCGTGTAGTCAATGTTTTTGCCCTTTCCGACCAAATACGTAAGCAATTCTTTTTGGCAGTAGGTTTCACCCGAACCGCCACCGCAGGAGCCGTTGCTAGACACAGCATAGCAGAGGGCGAACACATCAACACCGTTCTTCTTGCTGATAACTTGCTTGGCAAGACCCGTCGTCTGCTTAATGAACATGTTCGTCTTGATACGCACGTTACTCATTGTGGTACGACGGTCGCAGAAGAAGATGTCGATGTCA
The genomic region above belongs to uncultured Fibrobacter sp. and contains:
- a CDS encoding SPOR domain-containing protein, producing the protein MRNLLIVLFFCALGAFAAQQAQPTDLDSLFRGREYKPQLNSSLRDTTKMNDVSAKSTKGGKSSDGYYMLQFEAVGDFDAAQRRRAQIAASTGFAIQVVFDTPFYKLRGGGWTTKKAAEDKARELSAYNINAFVVKVR
- a CDS encoding glycoside hydrolase family 3 N-terminal domain-containing protein → MLTRRWTTWVIAVLLCAATLFAQESRNEASKNPYDLPDALLPLWDSLSIRQKAAQLIMVYMSPAEFLVKNEFGGVLVMKSHLNKKDNFIHNLNQANAELRIPLLVASDQEGGRVNRIGGISEKWKHAPSAYEMRDMEPDSVRAIARSIGSELKALGINLNLAPVLDPALDHRNKKSFMEESHRSWDKDSTSGEKVAAFVQGMKDNGIVCAAKHFPGYDSWTNSDHQIAISASPLAKIQRNVGLFKAQSGIIPVTMMSSVRFIRISNRPAVFDSRIVRMAREMSPETVILTDDLWGVSLRAWISGMDRATSKTYPTKDFKKLIRIAVMAGNDMFMITYPKKAEEMVNYLERLAKYNSTYRKRIEESAARILKMKNKAGML
- a CDS encoding fibro-slime domain-containing protein; its protein translation is MKKQYDAIKGLVLALVLLFAGVQGVFAAMACEGTVYFKLPAGWKSAYAVAGGQKAAFTKSPYDGWLQVSTDNIGGPNNATGFNIEETGANDCNSGHCVRPDSMNVKYMQMSDAAGFKCVHMKGGSELWIQAHPDTEKENVTYYSATPPDVKYFYVFLPENAEWKSAIPMIVEDDKPAVALEADPDRCGWYFRRYIDEVPPAQVVIYRDDDEEKKEGLGMDGDWGTQGQVDPIPLATMFEFLASNEIYFVATEEYANKANPERIGWTVTDDGVSGACGYNLAAMIYDTDASLHGAFTCNPDWFQGQTTAQAQANACYYSTAKYNVVNSDAGVVPCIGVTPGMVEEVLGKDKKPKLTAAGKKCFGSTPDEAFTAMFNPTAGVNEAYCFNLPFTQTKDGKYEFDSDNYEGPDGAKYPAKGGFYPAEQTPSAEMFLEGSTHLAAAENKRKAEGPVFVCANYNATIGAGEGLRAINAAEGVPEIDLFCKGPGWSKGIDCTQKFAAGSEFTSPENGISFEGDGWGWSCPNMGPIGWTYYKEGTETPVGTLTMKNQVPEGGVPRWTSGANDYDALKTGGRNQHFCFESHATFRYKKGLRFSFRGDDDIWVYIDNKLAVDLGGTHLAAPGYVDLDKFKGNSGGFTVGTEYDIDIFFCDRRTTMSNVRIKTNMFIKQTTGLAKQVISKKNGVDVFALCYAVSSNGSCGGGSGETYCQKELLTYLVGKGKNIDYTLTDKKGTVIKTAEEMAQSIVYFGGIDLTDRADPKIDKNTLSGLAPNDYVLWASIDNSKEKFEFTVEGNLEVVSKHGTSQDEGSNKVAEYDVVTSALASSEDHPSRVPIYISSIMDQGETVLIDLPSAVDQPYGITVTNSQGVATNDVTLEVKDSNGTFQPWNGKTQRMIGESGIDTIYASLNMAFMSAEQETYDFAVTGHTVKTSVTFYVPKLVFVESETSSKQISGDDPTEERFVGPMYTFYILALAPSMTNPGSYEECGARCNFALAIGSETSQGITTADSAIVLVDGRATFSIYSTKEYRTADGDIKDNPATLSITGPQSTLIKAKYTPLHFRKPPVPYPVFADIFDVRGKVPAVKFIMDEQYFDMNHEYLDGIADSLVIYYNREFYNSPDSLPNRIVVYWEGDKDSVVVERDAFAPMLCGSAAGLDDTLCMPRVTISGVNFSKDIKTANPNANLRSYARYSDRGRVKEDGFPGNINDRVAPIIKAADVRRRDETTDVMTLTLSESVVLKDANYATTAFTVYLNSAANLKSGSEKYIEGVKSASVVNVGADKVTIFYSGSDDNPTPHTGDYIRFRTDNVIWADSASPVPGTDPSLRPSDDASFAWNSPTSYNSEKRLPSPWTPVTGEAEVGVKSIVYTMINPDELEAMKNSGNVKITSVKKYPVTTSWKEVQDDNPGRLGYFLKSDMNSLVNSDTTISKYFNNPEHKEEIKKIYLEVEMDLFTNLGNFVAHSVEKIPCVDPDDAAKNNRVIFGEGHSCLDTQLNFFISWNLVSSDKRIVGTGAYVSKMTSSVHLAKFGKKNKMEETQMWGVRRTKKASFAKAEIVNE
- a CDS encoding glutamate--tRNA ligase family protein, yielding MSGKIRFAPSPTGFLHEGHLLSALYVWAAARKWGLKIHLRIEDHDQSRMRPAYVEGIYEDLAWFGFHYDSESIQSKRWPLYEQALSKLESQGLVYPCYCSRKQLEAENPKSETGEIVYQGKCLVRREARGSRFEEDAQDARCEGEAQDLRHEMEPHNLRFVVPDKVIQWHDLRLGDFAENPKLQCGDFPIRDREGQWTYQFAVCVDDIDEGITHIVRGEDIRNSTARQIALREALGATERPVYLHHALISDSSGKKLSKRELAYSLRQERESGTPPEILLGRVCYKAKMQETPAPLSLEQAISLIESCI
- a CDS encoding 3'-5' exonuclease gives rise to the protein MRFAVVDLETTGGRPAECRIMEMGIVLMDDCEVVGTYQTLIDPGQEIPPFIRNLTGITEEMVSGQPQFSSVAEHVAELLKDRIFVAHNVLFDCKFMRAEMKRAAIPYDPPRLCTVKLSRRVFPGLPSYSLHKLTESLGLADFRHHRALDDAMAAAEILKLAIAKVGEAAVFKEVKNMSNPKKAKVL